In a single window of the Euleptes europaea isolate rEulEur1 chromosome 4, rEulEur1.hap1, whole genome shotgun sequence genome:
- the LOC130476540 gene encoding olfactory receptor 6M1-like — translation MYFFLGNLSLLEVFFTSAIIPKMLANLLAERKTISFSGCIAQCHFYFFLGSTELLLLAVMSIDRYVAICNPLRYVAIMNARVCVSLVLGCWLGGFVHILWPTVVISQLPYCGPNIINHFFCDSTPLLKLSCSDTRLIELVDVLLASVMLVGTLLVITVSYIYIISTVLKIPSATGRSKAFSTCASHITVVTIYYGSSIFMYAQPAQSSALEFNKVVAVLTAVVTPFLNPLIYSLRNEKVKEALKDMVKWRSASQRNMEPLV, via the coding sequence ATGTATTTTTTCCTCGGGAACCTCTCCCTCCTGGAGGTCTTCTTCACCTCGGCCATCATACCCAAGATGTTGGCCAACCTGCTGGCCGAGAGGAAGACCATTTCGTTCTCGGGCTGCATCGCTCAGTGCCATTTCTATTTCTTCCTGGGGTCCACTGAGTTGCTCCTCCTGGCTGTGATGTCCATCGACCGCTACGTGGCCATCTGCAACCCTCTGCGCTATGTTGCCATAATGAACGCCCGTGTCTGCGTCTCCCTGGTCCTTGGCTGCTGGCTGGGTGGGTTTGTGCACATCCTGTGGCCCACAGTGGTGATATCCCAGCTCCCGTACTGTGGCCCCAATATCATCAACCACTTTTTTTGTGACAGCACGCCGCTGCTGAAGCTGTCCTGCTCTGACACACGCCTCATTGAACTTGTGGATGTGCttcttgcctctgttatgctcgtCGGCACCCTACTGGTCATCACAGTCTCCTATATTTACATCATCTCCACCGTGCTGAAGATCCCCTCAGCTACCGGGAGGAGCAAGGCCTTCTCGACTTGTGCCTCGCACATCACAGTGGTGACGATCTATTACGGCAGCTCCATCTTCATGTACGCCCAGCCGGCACAGAGCTCGGCCTTGGAATTCAACAAAGTGGTGGCAGTGTTAACCGCAGTGGTCACCCCGTTCCTGAACCCCCTCATCTATAGCCTGAGGAACGAGAAGGTGAAAGAGGCCCTGAAAGATATGGTGAAATGGAGAAGTGCTTCCCAGAGAAACATGGAACCTTTGGTCTGA